CTTACACATTCGCTGGCTGTTTCCCTTGGGTCGGATGTGCGCGTAAACTGCATAAGCCCGGGATGGATTGAAGTCTCTGATTTTAAGAAAAAGAGAGATTTTAAAGAGCCTGTTCACAGTGAAGCTGACAGATTACAGCACCCTGTTGGCAGAGTGGGTGTGCCCTCCGATATAGCGCAGCTGGCGTTGTATCTTGTTTCTGACAAGGCGGGATTTATCACAGGCCAGAATTTTACAGTTGACGGCGGCATGACGAAAAAAATGATTTATGTGTAGAGTAATACAAGAGCCGAGGGACGGATGCACAGAGGGACAGAGGGACAGAAGCATAGACAAAAATACAAGTCTTCAAACCTATAATCGGACAAACAGTTAAGCTTTGGAATTTATGGAATAGAAATTTCCTCCGTCCATTGAATATCACTTAACAGGTGATATTCAATGGTGTATAATTCACATAAATAAAAAACAGGAGGTTATCTATGAAACGCGAAGTGATAGAAATTGACGAGGACAAATGTAACGGGTGCGGTAACTGTATTCCGGGCTGCCCCGAAGGCGCGCTTCAGGTAATTGACGGCAAAGTAAGGCTTGTGGCGGATTACCTTTGTGACGGACTTGGCGCGTGCGTGGGAGAATGCCCGCAGGACGCTTTAAAAGTAATAAAAAAAGATGTTGAAGAATACGATGAAAAAAGGGTTATGAAAAACATAATAAAACAGGGTATTAATACCGTTAAAGCGCATCTGAAACACCTGCGCGACCACGGGCAGGACGGCTATCTTAAAACCGCGCACGAAGTTTTAAAAGAAAACAATATTACAGTTGAAGAAGAAGAGCCGGCTGTTAAAGGTCATCACAGCCATCATGAACATGCAGGGCACGGCGGCGGATGCCCGGGTTCGCGGATGGTTGATAATACAAAACACAAACACCACGAACATCATAATGACAGTGGTTCGGCTCCGTCAGAACTGCGGCAGTGGCCTGTGCAGCTTCACCTTGTTTCTCCCGCGGCGCCTTATTTTGCAGGCGCGGATGTGGTGCTTTCCGCGGATTGTGTGGCTTTTGCCATGGGCAGTTTTCATAAAGAATATTTGAAGGGAAAAGCCCTTGCCATTGCCTGCCCAAAACTGGATTCGGATATGGATGTGTATGTGGATAAAATTACCGCAATGGTTGACCAGGCAAAGATAAATACATTAACCGTTGTAAGAATGCAGGTGCCGTGCTGCGGCGGCCTTGTTCAGCTTGCAAAGTCCGCATTAGAAAAAGCACAGCGTAAAGTCCCTATAAAAGCGGTAACAATAAGCCTGGAAGGGGACGTGCTGGAAGAGAAGTGGATATAAAGCCGAGGGACGGACGCACGGAGGGACAGAGGGACAGAAGCAAAGAATCTAAGCCCCGAACCCTCTAACCCACCAAGCGTTCAGGCATCGAAATTTATAGGATGGGTGATAATAGTTTATGGGTTAGGCAATCTTCCGTCCCTCCGTGCATCCGACCTTCCGACCCTCTGCCTTATACATATTTACGTTGAAAAATCCCCTAAAATTATATATTATATATATTAATGTTTGCGGGTGTAGTTCAGTGGTAGAATGCGAGCTTCCCAAGCTTGAGACGAGGGTTCGATTCCCTTCACCCGCTCCAATTTTAAACGTTATATTTATGCCGTGAAATATTTGCCATAATGTGAAATTGTGATTCTGACGGCGGCCTTGCGGCCGCCTGAAATATATATGGAGTAAAAAGTGATGCTTAAAGAGTCTGATAAATGGGCCGATCTGCATATTCATACAAGAAAATCAGACGGCACAAACACCGTTGAAGAGGTATTTCAAAGGGCAAAAGAGAGCGGGCTTGAAGCCATTTCAATTACCGACCATGACACCGTTGCCGGTGTTCCTGAGGGTATTGAAATGTCAAAAAAGTACGGGGTGAAGT
This sequence is a window from Candidatus Goldiibacteriota bacterium. Protein-coding genes within it:
- a CDS encoding 4Fe-4S binding protein, whose amino-acid sequence is MKREVIEIDEDKCNGCGNCIPGCPEGALQVIDGKVRLVADYLCDGLGACVGECPQDALKVIKKDVEEYDEKRVMKNIIKQGINTVKAHLKHLRDHGQDGYLKTAHEVLKENNITVEEEEPAVKGHHSHHEHAGHGGGCPGSRMVDNTKHKHHEHHNDSGSAPSELRQWPVQLHLVSPAAPYFAGADVVLSADCVAFAMGSFHKEYLKGKALAIACPKLDSDMDVYVDKITAMVDQAKINTLTVVRMQVPCCGGLVQLAKSALEKAQRKVPIKAVTISLEGDVLEEKWI
- a CDS encoding SDR family oxidoreductase codes for the protein LTHSLAVSLGSDVRVNCISPGWIEVSDFKKKRDFKEPVHSEADRLQHPVGRVGVPSDIAQLALYLVSDKAGFITGQNFTVDGGMTKKMIYV